One Aphidius gifuensis isolate YNYX2018 linkage group LG5, ASM1490517v1, whole genome shotgun sequence genomic region harbors:
- the LOC122857355 gene encoding uncharacterized protein LOC122857355: MDNSKKLINKNSYKFGKKSTGTSSTSGSKKIIQKDSIKINSLKKKTNDDSVKKIGTIKKPVEVVYKTAVYNMEKLGNNKIIKSKDVKKNPRIIDELICGSKNKNSKTINKRKGITLPGSKSATQPPR; the protein is encoded by the exons ATGGATAATagcaaaaaattaatcaataaaaattcatataaatttggtaaaaaatCAACTGGTACATCATCAACAAGTGGATCAAAGAAAATCATACAAAaagattcaattaaaataaatagtttaaaaaaaaaaacaaatgatgatagtgttaaaaaaattggaacaattaaaaaaccagTTGAAGTTGTTTATAAAACAGCTGTTTATAATATGGAAAAActtggtaataataaaataataaaatctaaagatgttaaaaaaaatccacgaattattgatgaattaatttgtggtagtaaaaataaaaattctaaaacaattaataaacgaaaag GAATAACTTTACCAGGCTCCAAAAGTGCTACTCAACCCCCcaggtaa
- the LOC122857329 gene encoding NIF3-like protein 1 has product MFTSKIFNNLKTCNHFFKKNMSSNNGLSLERVVKSLNDYADLSLAGSWDNVGLLIQPTVQKNIKNILLTNDLTENVMKEAVDFDTDLIISYHPPIFSPLKRITNNSWKERIVAKCLENKIALYSPHTSFDSIKGGVNDWLANAFDIKTSEPIERSTSNPENGMGRICTINGSLTPEEAVELVKKRVNLKHVRLALAQPSGKMINTVAVCAGSGASVLKNIDADLFVTGEMLHHDILDAVHKGTTVILTNHSDSERGFLTEFSKILKTTLDNDSINIIVSKTDVDPLITV; this is encoded by the exons atgtttacaagtaaaatatttaataatttaaaaacttgtaatcatttttttaaaaaaaatatgtcaagtAATAATGGATTATCGTTGGAACGAGTTGTCAAGTCATTAAATGATTATGCTGATTTATCATTGGCTGGAAGTTGGGATAATGTTGGACTTTTAATTCAACcaacagtacaaaaaaatattaaaaatattttattaacaaatgatttAACTGAAAATGTTATGAAAGAAGCTGTTGATTTTGATACTGATCTCATTATATCTTATCATCCACCAATTTTTTCACCACTTAAAAGAATCACAAATAATTCATGGAAG gaAAGAATTGTTGCAAAAtgcttggaaaataaaattgcattatACTCACCACATACAAGTTTCGATTCGATAAAAGGAGGAGTTAATGATTGGCTAGCAAATgcatttg atattaaaACAAGTGAACCAATTGAACGTTCAACAAGTAATCCAGAAAATGGTATGGGAAGAATTTGCACAATCAATGGAAGTTTAACACCTGAAGAAGCTGTTGAACTTGTTAAAAAAcgtgttaatttaaaacacgTTAGATTAGCACTTGCTCAACCTTctg gaaaaatgataaatactgTTGCTGTTTGTGCTGGTTCTGGTGCatcagtattaaaaaatattgatgctgATTTATTTGTCACTGGTGAAATGCTTCATCATGATATTCTTGATGCTGTACACAAAGGAACAACAGTTATATTGACAAATCATTCGGATAGTGAGCGTGGATTTTTAactgaattttcaaaaatacttaAAACAACATTAGACAATGattctattaatattattgtatcaAAAACTGATGTTGATCCATTGATAACAGTTTAA
- the LOC122857342 gene encoding probable cytosolic iron-sulfur protein assembly protein Ciao1, with translation MNQKLKVLIGQMMDHYLQHQSIWIWDKNDDDDYECASFITQHTQDVKKVKWHPHENILASSSYDNTVKLFMEDPTGVDWICTTTLSSHTSTVWSLSFDKTGKYLVTCSDDKTIKIWQEYKNNNNELNWNCLTTINGDHDGPIYDVDWCKNTGLIVTACGDNNIRIYKDIDCHNFNLICCEINAHKLDVNSVCWNPNESGLLASAGDDGNIKIWRYYD, from the exons ATGAATCAGAAGTTAAAAGTATTGATTGGTCAAATGATGGATCATTACTTGCAACATCAATCAATATGGATTTgggataaaaatgatgatgatgattatgaatgTGCATCATTCATAACACAACATACACAAGATGTTAAAaag GTCAAATGGCATCCACATGAAAATATACTTGCATCATCAAGCTATGATAAtacagttaaattatttatggaaGATCCAACTGGTGTTGATTGGATTTGTACAACAACATTGTCATCACACACATCAACAGTATGGAgtttatcatttgataaaactGGAAAATATTTAGTAACATGTAgtgatgataaaacaattaaaatatggcaagaatataaaaataataataatgaattaaactGGAATTGTTTAACGACAATTAATGGTGATCATGATGGGCCAATTTATGATGTTGATTGGTGTAAAAATACAGGTCTTATTGTAACAGCGTgtggtgataataatattagaatTTATAAAGATATTGATTGTCATAATTTTAATCTTATTTGTTGTGAAATTAATGCACATAAACTTGATGTTAATTCAGTTTGTTGGAATCCAAATGAAAGTGGATTACTAGCATCTGCTGGTGATGatggaaatattaaaatatggagatattatgattaa
- the LOC122857353 gene encoding uncharacterized protein LOC122857353, producing the protein MSWVVDSRIRNSADGNIQQQARRQVEIYQSKEPGRSLQVVRASQWSSSKIKDIKNSELLTTKTFDTPVLYESNKNTTNNYLQKRFNSDEDLILSSSSSSLLNEPSTSSSSSIFKRNSQIRRSLQLSKINNIINDDKTADNDNKNSSIKINKK; encoded by the exons ATGTCTTGG gTTGTTGATTCAAGAATTCGTAATTCAGCTGATGGAAATATACAACAACAAGCACGTCGTCAagttgaaatttatcaaagtaaAGAACCAGGTAGATCATTACAAGTTGTCAGAGCATCACAATggtcatcatcaaaaataaaagacataaaaaattcagaattattaacaacaaaaacatttgATACACCAGTATTATatgaaagtaataaaaatacaacaaataattatttacaaaaacgTTTTAATTCAGATGaagatttaatattatcatcatcatcatcatcattattaaatgaaccatcaacatcatcatcatcatcaatatttaaacgTAATTCACAAATAAGAAGATCAttacaattatcaaaaataaataatatcattaatgatgataaaacagctgataatgataataaaaattcatcaataaaaattaataaaaaa